The genome window GCCGATGGAACTCGAAACCTTCCCCGTGGACCCGACTGCACCCCCGCAACCATCACATCCTGGGTCAGTGAGATGAGCACGTACATCAAGTCCCTCGACGCAAACCATCTCGTTACCACCGGAAGCGAAGGCGGCTTCAACCGCCAATCAGACGACTGGACCTACAACGGCGCTGACGGAACTGACTTTGATGCTGAGATTAAGCTCCCCAACATCGACTTCAACACCTTCCACTCATACCCTCAGTACTGGAGCAAGACCACAGACTGGGTCGTCCAATGGATCAAGGATCACGCGGCCGCCGGTGTGACAGCTAAGAAGCCCGTTCTTCACGAAGAATACGGCTGGACCGACAAGTCGACTCGCATTCCTACCCTGAGCAAATGGCAAAAGGcttctcttgatcttcaagTCAGCGACATGTACTGGCAATTCGGCACCAGCAAGTTCTCCTACGGAAAGAACCACGATGATGGCAACACGATCTATCTTGAGGACGACGAGGCTCAGCCATTGGTGTATGAgcatgctgctgctgttaaTGCCGCTAACGGAGAAGCTGTGACAACAAAGCCTACTGCCACCGCTACAGCCACGTCTAAGCCGAGTACGACCCTCTCGACTACTTCCAAGCCGACTGTTTCTGGAGGACCTAGCGTGCCGAGGTATGGGCAGTGTGGTGGTGCTTCGTGGACTGGACCTACTGTTTGTGCTTCGCCGTATACTTGCAAGGAGCAGAATCAGTGGTATTCTCAATGTTTGTAGTAACTTCGTCAGGATAAGGATCTAGTAGGATACCTTATGTTTTTCCAGGATATATTTATCACAGGCATATCCAATTGCAACAAGCAATTCAGCAGCAAATGCAAGGCCCTATATGATGACAGACTATCGATTTAGGTGAGGCAAACCATTCCTCTGCCtagcttggccttgaagcCTTCCCCTTGTACCTCTTCTTGCTATGAGCCCGCCAGGTGGACCACGCCACCGTACCTATATAAGCTCTTTATTTCACGTATCCCCAGTGTTACTAGATCCATTCTTCCCAATCATTTTCTTAAGCCAGTTCCACCGTGTAGTCTTTGAATCATCCTCAGGCTG of Fusarium musae strain F31 chromosome 5, whole genome shotgun sequence contains these proteins:
- a CDS encoding hypothetical protein (EggNog:ENOG41~CAZy:GH5); amino-acid sequence: MKFASIVAAAFASVPALAVPAGFVTTDGTKFQLDGKDFFFAGSNAYYLPFNVWGTDHYSDVKLGLQLAKDAGLKVMRTWAFHDNNRTYVSGGLPQYGTGAENTVMQFFEKDGTVKIDLSKLDVVIKAAEDTNMKLILALTNNWADYGGMDVYTVNLGGRYHDDFYRLPAIKKAFKNYISAVVSRYKDSPAVFAWEIANEPRCGADGTRNLPRGPDCTPATITSWVSEMSTYIKSLDANHLVTTGSEGGFNRQSDDWTYNGADGTDFDAEIKLPNIDFNTFHSYPQYWSKTTDWVVQWIKDHAAAGVTAKKPVLHEEYGWTDKSTRIPTLSKWQKASLDLQVSDMYWQFGTSKFSYGKNHDDGNTIYLEDDEAQPLVYEHAAAVNAANGEAVTTKPTATATATSKPSTTLSTTSKPTVSGGPSVPRYGQCGGASWTGPTVCASPYTCKEQNQWYSQCL